A genomic window from Bdellovibrio sp. SKB1291214 includes:
- a CDS encoding aromatic amino acid hydroxylase, whose amino-acid sequence MEIDFLPPHLRKYVVEQHYEKYTPIDQAVWRYVLRQLRSFLSKHAHESYVEGLGKTGISVERIPRIEEISAKIQEFGWRALPVSGFIPPAAFMELQSLGVLPIASDMRSIDHLLYTPAPDIVHEAAGHAPILVQPEFAEYLRQYAQVAKKAILTKEDLNLYEAIRDLSDIKENPASTSEEIKAAEMKLDSVSKSMTIVSEAAELGRMNWWTAEYGLIGTLDNPKIFGAGLLSSVAESQWCLSANVKKIPLTVDCIKQSYDITEMQPQLFVTPDFKTLVKVLNQMADQMAFRLGGLQGLNKAIEAQSVNTAELSSGIQISGQIVEAITDGSGKIAYLRLQGPSQLSFKDKQIQGHDKTYHLHGFGTPVGFLKDYPTKEPSDLTRSEWSDIGVEKGRKARLEFVSGVVVNGTVKAMTVLEGKTILLSMTDAKAEFQGRVLFDPAWGIYDMALGATVPSVFGGPADREAYGETEDFVAKRVPAPKYSTEELKLQTQYGLLRELREKNIQGAELEKTLSDLLANHDKDFPQDWLLRLEVLELTKARLGNSSLLAKVEKDLHTLAAKDEKTKNLIQDGIALSGNL is encoded by the coding sequence ATGGAGATAGACTTTTTACCACCGCATCTTAGAAAATACGTCGTCGAGCAGCACTATGAAAAGTACACTCCGATTGATCAAGCAGTTTGGCGTTATGTTTTGCGTCAGCTGCGTTCCTTTTTATCCAAACATGCCCACGAAAGTTACGTGGAAGGTTTGGGCAAGACTGGTATTTCTGTAGAGCGCATTCCCCGTATCGAGGAAATCAGCGCAAAAATTCAAGAGTTCGGATGGAGAGCCTTGCCCGTTAGTGGATTTATTCCACCTGCAGCGTTCATGGAACTGCAATCACTGGGCGTACTGCCGATTGCCTCTGACATGCGAAGCATCGATCATCTCCTATACACTCCAGCTCCTGACATTGTTCACGAGGCAGCGGGACATGCACCGATTTTGGTTCAACCTGAATTCGCTGAATATCTTCGTCAGTATGCACAGGTGGCAAAAAAAGCGATTCTAACGAAAGAAGATTTAAATCTTTACGAAGCCATTCGTGACCTGTCAGATATTAAAGAAAATCCTGCCTCGACCTCTGAAGAAATCAAAGCAGCAGAGATGAAATTGGACAGTGTCAGCAAAAGCATGACGATCGTTTCCGAAGCCGCTGAACTGGGCCGCATGAACTGGTGGACAGCAGAGTACGGATTGATTGGGACTCTGGATAATCCGAAAATTTTCGGTGCGGGTCTTCTTTCAAGCGTAGCTGAATCCCAATGGTGCTTGAGCGCCAATGTTAAAAAGATTCCTCTGACTGTCGACTGCATTAAGCAAAGTTACGATATCACTGAAATGCAACCGCAGCTTTTCGTCACACCTGATTTTAAAACTTTGGTTAAAGTTCTAAACCAAATGGCAGACCAAATGGCCTTCCGCTTGGGTGGATTGCAAGGGTTGAACAAAGCCATTGAGGCTCAATCAGTCAACACCGCAGAGCTTTCTTCAGGTATACAGATATCCGGTCAAATTGTTGAAGCCATCACCGACGGGTCTGGCAAAATCGCATATCTGCGTTTGCAAGGCCCTTCGCAATTATCATTCAAAGACAAACAAATCCAAGGTCACGACAAAACCTATCACCTGCATGGCTTTGGAACTCCAGTTGGTTTCTTAAAAGACTATCCAACAAAAGAACCTTCTGATCTGACTCGTTCAGAATGGTCTGATATCGGAGTGGAAAAAGGTCGCAAAGCCCGTTTGGAATTTGTTTCGGGTGTCGTGGTAAATGGAACTGTAAAGGCGATGACGGTTCTTGAAGGCAAAACTATTTTGCTTTCAATGACGGACGCGAAGGCAGAATTCCAAGGTCGCGTGCTGTTTGACCCCGCTTGGGGCATTTATGATATGGCTTTGGGTGCGACGGTGCCGTCTGTGTTTGGTGGCCCCGCGGACCGAGAGGCTTACGGTGAAACCGAAGACTTCGTCGCAAAACGTGTTCCAGCTCCCAAATACTCCACCGAAGAGCTTAAACTTCAGACTCAGTACGGTCTCTTAAGAGAACTTCGTGAAAAGAATATCCAAGGCGCAGAGCTTGAAAAAACTTTATCCGATCTTTTGGCAAACCATGATAAAGACTTTCCACAGGATTGGTTGTTGCGCTTGGAGGTTTTGGAACTGACTAAAGCACGCCTCGGCAACTCCTCTTTGCTCGCAAAAGTTGAAAAGGATCTTCATACTTTGGCTGCAAAAGATGAAAAAACTAAAAATCTTATCCAAGACGGAATTGCTTTATCAGGAAATCTGTAA
- a CDS encoding RNA methyltransferase, whose protein sequence is MKRPFEVRIVLVRTIYERNVGATSRAMSNMGCEKLVMIDPKCELTYEAQQAAATGQNGLQNRTTYKSWAEFMANEPESIKIAFTARDGKGRQVRDIDDVLADIKENSPQFQHESDEPYTIHLIFGPEDWGLAGEDLEYANFCACLPTFGANWSLNLAQATLLGMFSLRKAWGGDRTKLDGGKKRRAPQGIQGIDPEQTLKTWIEEMGFDLTKQRKINAFTVLRRMLLQNTPTKKELVILETVLQQSIRKLREWKEMKNRDR, encoded by the coding sequence ATGAAACGTCCCTTTGAAGTGCGCATTGTTTTGGTGCGCACAATCTACGAGCGAAATGTTGGTGCCACTTCACGTGCAATGAGTAACATGGGTTGCGAAAAGCTCGTGATGATTGACCCTAAGTGCGAGCTGACTTACGAAGCACAACAGGCGGCAGCGACTGGCCAAAACGGTCTACAAAATCGCACCACTTACAAATCCTGGGCCGAGTTCATGGCGAACGAGCCCGAAAGTATCAAAATTGCTTTCACCGCTCGTGATGGCAAAGGTCGCCAAGTCCGCGACATCGACGATGTCTTAGCTGACATCAAAGAAAACTCTCCTCAGTTCCAGCACGAATCCGACGAGCCTTATACAATTCATCTGATCTTCGGTCCCGAGGACTGGGGCCTCGCTGGTGAGGATTTAGAATACGCTAACTTTTGCGCGTGCCTTCCAACCTTTGGCGCAAACTGGAGCTTAAACCTAGCCCAAGCTACTTTGTTAGGAATGTTCTCTCTACGTAAAGCGTGGGGGGGCGACCGTACAAAATTGGACGGTGGCAAAAAGCGCAGAGCTCCTCAAGGCATCCAAGGTATTGATCCCGAACAAACTTTAAAAACCTGGATCGAAGAAATGGGTTTCGATCTAACGAAACAACGTAAGATCAACGCCTTCACAGTTTTACGCCGTATGCTTTTGCAAAACACACCAACTAAAAAAGAGTTGGTAATCCTAGAAACAGTCCTCCAACAATCCATCCGCAAACTCCGCGAATGGAAAGAAATGAAAAACCGCGACCGTTAA